Proteins from a genomic interval of Clostridium sp. 'deep sea':
- a CDS encoding dihydrodipicolinate synthase family protein: MIRGIYAPIPTPFKNDLIDYESLKSNLALWAKTPLTGLVVLGSNGEFAYLSYEEKVELIRFVRNNLPAEKHVIAGTGCESTIETIKLTNKAAELGCLAGLILTPHYYKAAMSNKALYNYYKEVADASNMPIMLYNMPRNAGINMSSDLVLSLANHANIVGIKDSSGNIVQIAEVCAKAPGDFAVFAGSGSFLLPALAVGAVGGTLAVANIMPSECVELLNKLKSGDLKGAKELQYLLLAPNKAVTAKYGIAGLKTALDLIGYKGGEVRKPMLSVSNEVIKDIRNILIEAKAL; this comes from the coding sequence GTGATTAGAGGTATATATGCACCTATTCCAACACCATTTAAAAATGATTTAATTGATTATGAATCATTAAAGAGTAACTTAGCTTTATGGGCTAAAACACCTCTTACAGGTTTAGTTGTGTTAGGATCTAATGGTGAATTTGCATATCTTTCATACGAGGAAAAAGTTGAGTTAATAAGATTTGTTCGTAATAATCTGCCAGCTGAAAAACACGTTATTGCAGGTACAGGCTGTGAATCAACAATAGAAACCATAAAACTTACAAATAAAGCAGCTGAACTAGGATGTTTGGCAGGTTTAATACTTACACCTCATTACTATAAAGCTGCCATGAGTAATAAAGCTCTCTATAATTATTATAAAGAGGTAGCAGATGCAAGTAATATGCCTATAATGTTATATAATATGCCCCGTAATGCAGGTATTAATATGAGTAGTGACTTAGTTTTATCTTTGGCTAATCATGCAAACATTGTTGGTATAAAAGATAGTTCAGGAAATATTGTGCAAATAGCTGAGGTTTGTGCAAAAGCACCAGGAGATTTTGCTGTATTTGCAGGATCGGGTAGCTTTTTATTGCCAGCTTTAGCTGTAGGTGCAGTTGGTGGTACATTAGCTGTTGCTAATATAATGCCAAGTGAATGTGTAGAATTACTAAATAAATTAAAAAGTGGAGATTTAAAGGGTGCTAAGGAACTTCAATATTTATTGTTAGCACCAAATAAAGCTGTAACAGCTAAATATGGAATAGCAGGCTTAAAAACTGCCCTAGATTTAATTGGTTACAAAGGTGGAGAAGTTCGCAAGCCCATGTTGTCAGTTAGCAATGAAGTAATAAAAGATATAAGAAATATATTGATCGAAGCAAAAGCATTATAA
- a CDS encoding M20/M25/M40 family metallo-hydrolase → MEKVYQYIEEHQQEYLQLLIDFCNQPSVSTKNIGMKDMAELVKKTLSSLGTEIEHLETSGYPIIYGEIKQGKERTLTFYNHYDVQPVDPLDEWETDPFESTIKDGKFFARGSADNKGSMLSRICAVHAYQQIYGELPLNIKFIIEGEEEVGSPHLKEFHDKYPDKLKTDGLIWEGGSKNIDGPLQVGLGVKGMCYVELRAKVAKHDLHSLNAAIVENPAWRLVQALSTLKNNHDEILIDGFYDSIRKPTAEDMDFLKNMIYEEDVMKESMGIKHFINNLTGIELKKKLLYEPTCNICGIESGYIEEGSKTVLPSSAKVKMDLRLVYNQKPDEIVALLRKHLDKRGFNDIEVVYMSGKEPYWTDANSLLAKTVIENVERVYNMPPVIYRNIAGTTSISDLCQSTNIPAVLYGVYHDESQIHAPNENIFIKDFIDGIKLTATVIHEFAKAK, encoded by the coding sequence ATGGAGAAAGTTTATCAATATATCGAAGAACATCAACAAGAGTATCTTCAATTACTTATAGATTTTTGTAATCAACCCAGTGTATCCACTAAGAACATTGGTATGAAGGACATGGCAGAATTAGTTAAGAAGACATTAAGCTCATTAGGAACAGAAATTGAGCACCTCGAAACCTCTGGCTATCCGATTATTTATGGTGAAATCAAGCAAGGCAAAGAAAGAACATTAACATTTTATAATCACTACGATGTTCAACCAGTAGATCCATTAGATGAATGGGAAACCGATCCATTTGAATCAACCATTAAAGATGGAAAGTTTTTTGCTAGAGGTAGTGCAGACAACAAGGGGAGCATGCTGTCAAGAATTTGTGCTGTACATGCTTATCAACAGATTTATGGAGAATTGCCTTTAAATATTAAATTTATTATTGAGGGTGAAGAAGAAGTTGGTAGCCCTCACCTAAAAGAATTTCATGATAAATACCCCGATAAACTTAAGACCGATGGCTTAATTTGGGAGGGTGGCAGTAAAAATATTGATGGACCTTTACAGGTAGGGTTAGGTGTGAAAGGCATGTGTTATGTTGAGCTGCGTGCCAAAGTAGCCAAACATGATTTACATTCTTTAAATGCAGCTATAGTAGAAAATCCTGCCTGGAGACTAGTGCAAGCTTTAAGCACCCTTAAAAATAATCATGATGAAATATTAATTGATGGATTTTACGATTCTATTAGAAAACCAACCGCTGAAGATATGGATTTCTTAAAGAATATGATATATGAAGAAGATGTTATGAAAGAAAGCATGGGTATTAAGCATTTTATTAATAACTTAACTGGTATTGAGTTAAAGAAAAAGTTGTTATATGAGCCAACCTGTAATATTTGTGGCATAGAATCTGGATACATAGAGGAGGGCTCAAAAACTGTATTACCTTCATCAGCAAAAGTGAAAATGGACTTGCGTTTAGTTTATAATCAAAAGCCAGATGAAATTGTAGCGCTTCTTCGCAAACATTTAGATAAACGTGGATTTAATGATATTGAAGTTGTTTATATGTCGGGTAAAGAGCCATATTGGACCGATGCAAATAGTTTACTAGCTAAAACAGTTATTGAGAATGTAGAACGGGTTTACAATATGCCTCCTGTAATTTATCGCAATATTGCTGGCACTACATCTATCAGTGATTTATGTCAAAGTACCAATATTCCAGCCGTTTTATATGGCGTTTATCACGATGAATCTCAAATACATGCACCTAATGAGAATATATTTATAAAAGACTTTATTGATGGCATTAAGTTAACTGCCACCGTAATTCACGAGTTTGCAAAAGCCAAATAA
- a CDS encoding L-serine ammonia-lyase, iron-sulfur-dependent, subunit alpha has translation MEILDILKKEVKPALGCTGPISVAFATSAAKDIVGGTPKKIRVIMDKDTYKNSIAVVTPGTVFRGVLEPAVLGAFYGQSKLGLEVLKNMKNPDEDFVRAFAQEHANIEIKWDYKGMGVYIEVYIETENGKGHVIVAKAHDYVVLAEKNGKVVHKEEGYDINDLSFESQEPIRQFGIKDFYEFSKNVDIEKIFFLREALELNQKLSDAGLKEKMGARFGLAFDKLNGNGTYLKAKMLAAAASDARMSGKNLSAMSCAKSGNVGITASLPLRVVAEDYHKSEQELLRAVSLSYLLTIYIKSHIGRLSAMCACAMAAGVGVAAGTSFLIDNDYNKIEMSINNVLGSIGGVLCDGAKFGCALKLSSAVGIALESAWLASMKTSIPKGDGIVCDSADETIAMLGRIASKGMLETDVTMCREIITRENNR, from the coding sequence ATGGAGATATTAGATATATTAAAAAAGGAAGTAAAACCTGCCTTAGGATGTACGGGTCCAATATCTGTTGCTTTTGCCACAAGCGCAGCTAAAGATATTGTGGGTGGAACACCTAAAAAAATAAGAGTCATTATGGATAAAGATACCTATAAAAACTCAATTGCGGTTGTTACTCCAGGTACGGTTTTTAGAGGCGTTTTAGAGCCAGCAGTTTTAGGTGCTTTTTATGGACAATCCAAATTAGGTTTAGAAGTCTTGAAGAATATGAAAAACCCAGACGAAGACTTTGTAAGAGCATTTGCGCAGGAGCATGCCAACATCGAAATAAAGTGGGACTATAAAGGTATGGGGGTGTATATTGAAGTTTATATAGAAACTGAAAATGGCAAAGGCCATGTTATTGTTGCAAAGGCGCATGATTATGTGGTGTTAGCAGAAAAAAATGGTAAAGTTGTACATAAAGAAGAGGGTTATGATATTAATGATTTAAGTTTTGAGAGCCAAGAACCTATAAGGCAGTTTGGTATTAAAGACTTTTATGAGTTTTCTAAAAATGTTGACATAGAAAAGATATTCTTTTTAAGAGAGGCATTAGAGTTAAATCAAAAGTTATCTGATGCAGGTTTGAAAGAAAAGATGGGTGCTAGGTTTGGATTGGCTTTTGATAAGCTTAATGGAAATGGTACATATTTAAAAGCAAAAATGCTAGCAGCAGCAGCCTCAGATGCTCGAATGTCAGGAAAAAATCTATCTGCTATGAGTTGTGCTAAAAGTGGCAATGTGGGAATTACTGCATCGCTTCCTTTAAGAGTGGTAGCAGAAGATTATCACAAGAGTGAGCAAGAACTATTACGAGCTGTTAGTTTAAGTTATCTTTTAACTATCTATATTAAAAGCCATATCGGTAGATTATCAGCAATGTGTGCCTGTGCCATGGCAGCTGGTGTAGGTGTAGCTGCTGGCACCTCTTTCTTAATTGATAATGACTATAACAAGATTGAAATGTCCATTAATAATGTGTTAGGAAGTATTGGTGGGGTGTTATGCGATGGTGCTAAATTTGGCTGTGCGTTAAAATTGTCATCAGCTGTAGGTATTGCGCTTGAATCTGCTTGGTTAGCAAGTATGAAAACAAGTATACCTAAAGGAGATGGTATTGTTTGTGATAGTGCAGATGAAACAATTGCTATGCTTGGTAGAATTGCAAGTAAAGGAATGCTGGAAACAGATGTTACAATGTGCAGAGAGATTATTACTAGAGAGAACAACCGTTAA
- a CDS encoding FadR/GntR family transcriptional regulator — MKKIKRVSLSEQVIDEILNLLRSGDYKKGDKLPSEAEISRLLGVGRNSVREATKSLELAGIIESTAGKGTFLTVKVAEVIMNKNIMLEAIQSVSIKELMEVRTILEVEIAGFAAARASDEALNSFKEKWIKLESALVNKKDTVNPGINFHHEILKLSGNVLLENMMKSIFKELKAVRTFLLNNQEFYWKDYWQQEQKEHKQIYEAIINHDVESAKQSMRDHLQEVQRQLKKQLNY; from the coding sequence TTGAAAAAGATAAAAAGAGTATCATTAAGTGAACAGGTTATAGATGAAATTTTAAATCTGTTGAGAAGTGGTGATTATAAAAAGGGTGATAAGTTACCTTCAGAAGCAGAAATATCACGTTTGCTCGGTGTAGGGCGCAATAGTGTTAGGGAAGCTACCAAATCATTAGAGCTTGCAGGCATTATTGAATCAACGGCTGGAAAAGGCACATTTCTTACAGTAAAAGTTGCAGAAGTTATAATGAATAAAAATATTATGCTAGAGGCTATTCAAAGTGTTTCAATTAAAGAGCTCATGGAAGTACGAACTATTTTAGAGGTTGAAATAGCAGGGTTTGCAGCAGCAAGGGCTTCTGATGAAGCCTTAAATAGTTTTAAAGAAAAATGGATAAAGTTAGAAAGTGCTTTAGTGAATAAAAAAGATACGGTTAACCCAGGTATAAATTTTCATCACGAGATTTTAAAACTAAGTGGTAATGTTTTATTAGAAAATATGATGAAGTCTATATTTAAAGAATTAAAAGCTGTGAGAACGTTTTTACTTAATAATCAAGAATTCTATTGGAAAGATTACTGGCAACAAGAGCAAAAAGAACATAAACAAATATATGAGGCTATTATTAATCATGATGTTGAGTCAGCAAAACAAAGCATGCGAGATCATTTGCAAGAAGTTCAAAGGCAATTAAAAAAACAATTAAACTATTGA
- the thpR gene encoding RNA 2',3'-cyclic phosphodiesterase, giving the protein MRTFIALDLSKGAKREIELNHQVIKNNCSRHRITNTANLHITLKFLGEISSDKLVQIKKIMDNVGSSNAIFNLCLSTWGSFKSTKGNIIWVGLAGDLVKLNALAKQCHNSLSEIVNDKKDFNFKPHITLVRDAIINKELKEWPNLNKVQFTVKHLNLYESVFKNRKVSYVSRYKVDLV; this is encoded by the coding sequence ATGAGAACATTTATTGCTCTTGATTTATCAAAGGGTGCGAAAAGGGAGATAGAGTTAAATCATCAAGTTATTAAAAATAATTGTAGTCGACATAGAATAACTAATACTGCAAACTTACATATTACCCTTAAGTTTTTGGGTGAAATTAGCAGTGATAAGCTTGTACAAATAAAGAAAATTATGGATAATGTAGGCAGTAGCAATGCAATATTTAACTTATGTCTCTCAACATGGGGTTCTTTTAAATCTACAAAAGGTAATATTATTTGGGTAGGATTAGCAGGTGATTTAGTAAAACTTAATGCTTTAGCAAAACAATGCCATAATAGTTTATCTGAAATAGTTAATGATAAAAAAGACTTTAACTTTAAGCCGCATATCACTTTAGTACGAGACGCCATCATTAATAAAGAGTTAAAAGAATGGCCTAATTTAAATAAAGTACAGTTTACAGTAAAGCATCTTAATCTATATGAATCAGTGTTTAAAAACCGAAAGGTTAGTTATGTAAGTAGATATAAAGTTGATTTAGTTTAA
- a CDS encoding DNA polymerase has translation MDKSINITETGQLGFADINIVSKIDLPPYKCPNYKLLRTEQEVKQVLPSLLTTKAIGLDIETSGLDPHSDSIRLIQLAADSMPVYIIDVEHVPNIAILTELFAAKKPVKIIHNAVFELKFLSEKYHIPFGTIFDTMLASKLVYNGYGYRHNLAAVTERELGCYLSKTMQTSNWSSDLLSSLQLDYAAKDAAVLLDLRQKLIKKIVEQKLVYVADLEFKCTKAMASMMYNGIKVDKLALKQKYSDLLNEKQQIKLQIKNFFGEINLQSPQQIEKALSKKGIQVTSTREAALKEYALKYPEIELLQRHKSIVRIISSALRPLQERTNLVTGRVHANFSQIGASSGRMSCGGPNVQNIPRGDFRKIIVAPPHKKLIIADYSQVELRIISEISQDQQMIKAFVEGKDIHRITASIVSNKQEKDVTKIDRQKAKAVNFGLVFGMGSRGLVKYAKSSYGVDMNLAEAEYIRASFFKTYKGIASWHKKVANNGDNMQYNETLSGRKRYYKTDQRFVSELYNTPVQGTGADILKMALIRLFDRLKGTSGKLTNCVHDEIVVECNENDANILAKIVRQEMVAAGEVYIKSVPIEVEVLVAQDWSEK, from the coding sequence ATGGACAAATCAATTAATATTACCGAAACTGGGCAACTTGGCTTTGCTGATATTAATATTGTAAGTAAAATAGATTTGCCACCCTATAAATGCCCAAATTACAAACTGTTAAGAACTGAACAGGAAGTAAAACAAGTATTGCCCAGTTTGTTAACAACTAAAGCCATTGGGTTAGATATAGAAACAAGTGGCTTAGACCCCCATAGTGATAGCATTAGACTCATTCAATTGGCTGCTGATAGTATGCCTGTATATATAATAGATGTAGAACATGTACCTAACATAGCAATTTTAACGGAGCTATTTGCTGCCAAAAAACCTGTTAAAATAATTCATAATGCAGTGTTTGAGCTGAAATTTTTAAGTGAAAAATATCATATTCCTTTTGGTACAATCTTTGATACCATGTTGGCCAGTAAACTTGTTTACAATGGTTATGGTTACCGACACAACTTGGCAGCAGTTACTGAAAGAGAGTTAGGCTGTTATTTAAGTAAGACAATGCAAACCAGTAACTGGAGCTCTGATTTATTAAGCTCACTTCAACTAGATTATGCTGCAAAAGATGCTGCAGTTTTATTGGATCTTAGGCAAAAGCTAATAAAAAAAATAGTAGAGCAAAAGCTAGTTTATGTTGCTGATTTAGAGTTTAAATGCACTAAAGCCATGGCATCTATGATGTATAATGGTATAAAAGTTGATAAACTAGCATTAAAGCAAAAATATAGTGATTTGTTAAATGAAAAACAGCAAATTAAGTTACAAATTAAAAATTTTTTTGGAGAAATAAATCTACAGTCACCACAACAAATAGAAAAAGCTCTCTCCAAAAAGGGAATACAAGTTACCAGTACTCGAGAGGCTGCCTTAAAAGAATATGCTTTAAAGTATCCCGAAATTGAACTTTTGCAACGTCATAAAAGCATAGTAAGAATAATTAGTAGTGCGTTAAGGCCTTTACAAGAGCGAACTAATCTTGTAACAGGTAGGGTGCATGCCAACTTTTCTCAAATAGGTGCCTCAAGCGGGCGAATGAGCTGTGGAGGACCTAATGTACAAAACATACCCCGAGGTGACTTTAGAAAAATAATAGTAGCGCCACCCCATAAAAAACTAATTATTGCCGATTACAGCCAAGTAGAGTTGCGGATCATTAGTGAGATAAGTCAAGATCAACAAATGATTAAGGCATTTGTGGAAGGTAAAGATATTCATAGAATTACGGCCTCAATAGTATCTAATAAACAAGAAAAAGATGTCACAAAAATAGATCGCCAAAAGGCAAAAGCTGTAAACTTTGGTTTGGTATTTGGCATGGGTTCACGAGGTTTGGTGAAGTATGCTAAATCAAGTTATGGTGTAGACATGAACCTTGCAGAAGCCGAGTATATAAGGGCATCTTTTTTTAAAACCTATAAAGGTATAGCAAGTTGGCATAAAAAAGTAGCTAATAATGGCGATAATATGCAGTACAACGAAACACTAAGTGGCAGAAAAAGATACTATAAAACAGATCAAAGATTTGTATCTGAGCTATACAATACGCCAGTTCAAGGCACCGGTGCCGATATTTTAAAAATGGCATTAATAAGATTGTTTGATAGGTTAAAAGGTACCTCTGGTAAACTCACTAATTGTGTACACGATGAAATAGTAGTTGAATGCAACGAGAATGATGCGAATATATTAGCAAAGATTGTAAGACAAGAGATGGTGGCTGCTGGTGAGGTGTATATTAAGAGTGTACCGATTGAGGTGGAGGTGTTAGTAGCACAAGACTGGTCCGAAAAATAA
- a CDS encoding GNAT family N-acetyltransferase: MNIEFKRYTSGDFKSVKNLIEEVLAEHNFKISVGGLQKDLELLNSGSSYDNEKSSFWVAVDNKNVIGTVAIRNKDNNIAELKRLYVHKDYRGLGIGKKLYMLAESFAKDKGYQYLWLDSSRRFKDAAKLYKKNGFKLLAELDNDWEDNIYQKQL, from the coding sequence ATGAATATTGAATTTAAACGTTATACTTCAGGTGATTTTAAGTCAGTAAAAAATCTTATAGAAGAAGTATTAGCCGAGCATAATTTTAAGATATCCGTTGGCGGATTACAAAAAGATTTAGAGCTCTTAAATAGTGGAAGTAGTTATGATAATGAAAAATCATCTTTTTGGGTAGCTGTAGATAATAAAAATGTAATTGGTACTGTAGCTATAAGAAACAAAGACAATAATATAGCTGAATTAAAACGACTTTATGTACACAAAGACTACAGAGGTTTAGGTATAGGTAAAAAACTATACATGTTAGCTGAGAGCTTTGCAAAAGATAAAGGATACCAATATTTGTGGCTGGATTCTTCTAGAAGATTTAAAGATGCTGCTAAATTATATAAAAAAAATGGATTTAAACTTTTAGCAGAGTTAGATAACGATTGGGAAGATAATATTTATCAAAAACAACTTTAA
- a CDS encoding Tex family protein — MNIIKFIAGKHQVKEQQVEKTIELLDSGNTVPFIARYRKEATGGLTDEQIFSIQEDLQYLRQLNKRREEILRIIEERGKLTPELKEKLTKADTLQMLEDLYLPYKEKRRTLATIAKEKGLEPLAITIWSQETNTAPLTLATQYINAEHEIESAEQALEGATNIIGEIINETAVYRQVVRSLTRGYGSLVTNIPKKIDAGVYDMYTDFEQSISDLPPHRILAINRGVKEKIIKSKIAAPTESILKRLERDIIKTNYEPIKVYLQEVIAMSYKKYLAPAIEREISRQLTELAEKQATLSFQTNLRQLLMQPPVKGITIMGLDPAYRTGCKLCVIDNTGKLLKFDTIYPHQPQNRWQQSQDSIKKYVKEFEVTLIVIGNGTASRETEKLVAELTSTELKETSYVIVDEAGASVYSASPLARKEFPELDVAMRGSVSIARRILDPLAELVKIDPKSIGVGMYQHDVNQKNLSKALEQTVTSCVNQVGIDLNTASASLLSYISGINKTIATNIVAYRDENGVFTSRKELNKVAKLGKKTFEQCAGFLRIRGSNEYLDNTGIHPESYKLTYSLLSELGIGKKQLEKKSVDLQELLKDTNTVELAKTLDAGIPTIKDIIDDLRKPGHDPRDELPKPIFSTDVISMEMLREGMIMTGTVRNVIDFGAFVDIGVKQDGLIHISQLSHSYVRHPSDIVKVGDIVKVKIIDLDLKRKRISLSMKL; from the coding sequence ATGAATATTATTAAATTTATTGCTGGCAAACACCAAGTTAAAGAGCAACAGGTTGAGAAAACTATAGAGTTGCTCGACTCAGGCAATACAGTACCATTCATAGCTCGTTATCGAAAAGAGGCAACTGGAGGATTAACAGACGAGCAAATCTTTAGTATTCAGGAAGATTTACAGTACTTACGCCAACTTAACAAAAGACGTGAAGAAATTTTAAGAATTATTGAGGAGAGAGGAAAGTTAACTCCAGAATTAAAGGAGAAACTTACTAAAGCTGATACTCTTCAAATGCTTGAGGATTTATATTTACCTTATAAAGAAAAACGAAGAACTTTAGCTACAATTGCTAAAGAAAAAGGCTTAGAGCCATTAGCTATAACTATTTGGAGTCAAGAGACTAATACTGCACCACTAACATTGGCCACACAGTACATAAATGCTGAGCATGAAATTGAATCAGCTGAACAAGCTTTAGAGGGTGCCACTAATATAATTGGTGAAATAATCAATGAAACAGCTGTATATAGACAAGTTGTTAGATCACTAACCAGAGGTTATGGCTCTCTAGTTACAAATATACCAAAGAAAATAGATGCTGGTGTTTATGATATGTACACAGACTTTGAACAAAGCATATCTGATTTACCGCCTCATCGTATTTTAGCTATTAATAGAGGCGTAAAAGAAAAGATTATTAAGTCAAAAATAGCAGCGCCTACAGAATCTATTTTAAAGAGACTCGAGAGAGATATTATTAAAACAAATTACGAGCCAATTAAGGTATATTTACAAGAAGTTATTGCGATGTCCTATAAAAAATACTTAGCTCCAGCTATTGAACGAGAAATTAGTCGTCAGTTAACAGAGTTAGCTGAAAAACAAGCTACTTTATCGTTTCAAACTAATTTAAGACAATTATTAATGCAGCCTCCTGTTAAAGGAATCACTATTATGGGTTTAGACCCAGCCTATAGAACAGGATGTAAACTTTGTGTAATTGATAATACAGGTAAGTTACTTAAATTTGATACAATTTATCCTCATCAACCACAAAATAGGTGGCAACAGTCACAAGACTCTATTAAAAAGTACGTTAAAGAGTTTGAGGTAACACTTATTGTAATAGGTAACGGTACAGCAAGTAGAGAAACCGAAAAATTAGTGGCTGAATTAACCTCTACAGAGCTAAAAGAAACATCATATGTAATAGTAGATGAAGCAGGTGCTTCAGTGTATTCAGCATCTCCTTTGGCACGTAAAGAATTTCCAGAGCTTGATGTTGCAATGAGGGGTTCTGTATCTATCGCCCGAAGAATATTAGATCCACTTGCTGAGTTAGTTAAAATTGACCCTAAGTCTATTGGCGTTGGTATGTATCAACATGATGTAAATCAAAAGAATTTATCTAAGGCTTTAGAGCAAACAGTTACCTCTTGTGTAAACCAAGTTGGTATTGATTTAAATACTGCCTCTGCCTCACTACTAAGCTATATTTCAGGTATAAATAAAACTATAGCTACAAATATAGTTGCATATAGAGATGAAAATGGGGTATTTACTTCTCGTAAAGAGCTTAATAAGGTTGCTAAATTAGGTAAAAAAACCTTTGAGCAATGCGCAGGATTTTTACGTATTAGAGGTAGCAATGAGTATTTAGATAACACAGGAATTCACCCTGAGTCTTATAAATTAACCTACTCTCTTTTAAGTGAACTAGGTATAGGAAAAAAACAATTAGAAAAAAAATCTGTAGACTTACAAGAGCTTCTTAAAGATACTAACACTGTAGAACTTGCTAAAACCTTAGATGCAGGCATACCTACTATTAAAGATATTATAGATGACCTCAGAAAACCTGGTCATGATCCACGCGATGAGTTACCAAAACCAATCTTTAGTACTGATGTTATTTCTATGGAAATGTTGCGTGAAGGTATGATTATGACCGGCACAGTTCGTAATGTTATTGATTTTGGAGCCTTTGTAGACATTGGAGTTAAACAAGATGGTTTGATTCATATTAGTCAATTAAGTCACTCTTATGTTCGCCACCCAAGCGATATAGTAAAGGTGGGAGACATAGTTAAGGTTAAAATAATAGATTTAGATTTAAAGCGTAAACGAATTTCATTGAGCATGAAGTTGTAA